A part of Xenopus tropicalis strain Nigerian chromosome 4, UCB_Xtro_10.0, whole genome shotgun sequence genomic DNA contains:
- the wdr47 gene encoding WD repeat-containing protein 47 isoform X2, translating into MTAEETINVKEVEITKLILDFLNAKKLHISMLALEKESGVINGLYSDDMLFLRQLILDGQWDEVLQFIQPLECMEKFDKKRFRYIILKQKFLEALCVNNAMSAEEDPHHLEFTMQEAVKCLHTLEEYCSSKEDYSKLCLLLTLPRLTNHAEFKDWNPSTARVNCFEEACAMVAEFIPADRKLSEAGFKASNNRLFQLIAKGLLYECCVEFCQSKATGEEITESEVLLGIDLLCGNGCDDLDLSLLSWLQNLPPGVFSCAFEQKILNIHVDKLMKPSKAAYADLLTPLISKLSPYPSSPIRRPQSADAYMSRSLNPALDGLTCGLSGHDKRSVEPGSKTSPMSHSFANFHYPGVQNLSRSLMLESTDCHSIYEESSERSETPQEKETPNSSETICQNVPPEDNQQNAGEDEEESKPEKPERNELRESTEQFEEYYRQKLRYQQHLEQKEQQRQLYQQMLVEGGVNQAEEAEHPQNLTEQFLNRSIKKLGELNVGMEPLEEGIQPKNKLHNGPRESSIMAPNGHSPLGTAVLQRGNQQPDGQSINTSTPRKRGATSYIPFPEESPVFGSANAREQVQLEDSSGTGARKCSETDKKQQFVCLTSLEDTQAVRAVAFHPSGSLYAVGSNSKTLRVCAYPDVIDTSNSNCPTQPPVRFKRNKHHKGSIYCVAWSPCGQLLATGSNDKYVKVLPFSAETCNATGPDLEFSMHDGTIRDLAFMEGPESGGAILISAGAGDCNIYTTDCQRGQGLHALSGHTGHILALYTWSGWMIASGSQDKTVRFWDLRVPSCVRVIGTTFHGTGSAVASVAVDPSGRLLATGQEDSSCMLYDIRGGRMVQSYHPHSSDVRSVRFSPGAHYLLTGSYDMKVKVTDLQGDLTKPLPIIEVGEHKDKVIQCRWHTQDLSFLSSSADRTVSLWTYNV; encoded by the exons ATGACAGCTGAGGAAACGATTAATGTGAAAGAAGTGGAGATTACGAAGTTAATTTTAGACTTCTTGAATGCCAAAAAGCTGCACATCAGCATGCTTGCTCTTGAAAAAGAGAGCGGGGTGATAAATGGACTGTATTCTGATGACATGCTATTTCTCAG GCAACTGATTTTAGATGGACAGTGGGATGAAGTCCTTCAATTTATCCAGCCTCTGGAGTGTATGGAGAAGTTTGATAAAAAAAG GTTTCGCTATATTATCTTGAAACAGAAATTTTTGGAGGCACTTTGTGTGAACAATGCAATGTCAGCAGAGGAGGATCCACATCAT CTTGAATTTACAATGCAGGAAGCTGTTAAGTGCCTGCACACACTGGAAGAATATTGTTCCTCCAAGGAGGATTACAGCAAGTTGTGTCTTCTTCTCACCCTCCCACGGCTCACTAATCATGCAGAGTTCAAAGACTGGAACCCCAGCACAGCTCGTGTAAACTGTTTTGAGGAGGCATGTGCAATGGTGGCAGAATTTATTCCTGCTGATCGCAAGCTTAGTGAAGCTGGATTTAAAGCTAGTAATAATAGACTGTTCCAGCTTATTGCGAAAGGACTTTTGTATGAGTGCTGTGTGGAGTTCTGCCAAAGCAAGGCAACTGGGGAAGAAATCACTGAAAGTGAAGTACTGTTAGGGATTGATCTTTTATGTGGCAATGGCTGTGATGATCTAGACCTGAGTCTCCTCTCATGGCTCCAGAATTTGCCCCCTGGTGTTTTCTCCTGTGCTTTTGAGCAGAAGATACTCAACATCCATGTAGATAAGTTAATGAAGCCTAGTAAAGCTGCTTATGCAGATCTTCTCACTCCTCTCATCAGCAAGCTGTCTCCATATCCTTCATCACCCATAAGGCGCCCCCAGTCAGCCGATGCTTACATGTCTCGCTCTTTAAACCCAGCTCTGGATGGCTTGACTTGTGGACTGAGTGGCCATGACAAGAGATCAGTAGAACCAGGAAGCAAGACGTCCCCCATGTCCCACTCCTTTGCAAATTTTCACTATCCTGGTGTGCAGAACCTCAGCCGCAGCCTCATGCTAGAGAGCACTGATTGTCACAGTATCTATGAAGAGTCATCAGAAAG GAGCGAAACACCTCAAGAAAAGGAAACCCCAAACAGCAGTGAAACCATTTGTCAAAACGTCCCTCCAGAAGATAACCAACAGAATGCTGGGGAAGATGAAGAGGAAAGCAAACCAGAGAAACCAGAGAGAAATGAG CTTCGAGAATCCACTGAGCAGTTTGAGGAATACTACCGTCAGAAATTACGTTACCAGCAGCACCTGGAACAGAAGGAACAGCAGAGGCAGCTTTACCAACAGATGCTTGTTGAGGGAGGGGTAAACCAGGCTGAAGAAGCAGAGCATCCACAGAATCTTACTGAGCAGTTTCTTAACAG GTCCATCAAAAAGTTGGGAGAACTGAACGTGGGGATGGAACCCCTTGAGGAAGGCATTCAGCCTAAAAACAAACTACATAATGGCCCCAGGGAAAGCAGCATTATGGCCCCTAATGGTCACTCCCCACTGGGTACAGCTGTGCTACAGAGGGGCAATCAACAGCCTGATGGCCAGAGCATCAATACCAGCACGCCTCGCAAACGGGGAGCCACCAGCTACATTCCTTTTCCAGAGGAGTCTCCGGTGTTTGGAAGTGCAAA TGCAAGAGAACAGGTGCAATTGGAAGATTCTTCGGGCACTGGAGCCAGAAAATGCTCAGAG ACTGACAAGAAGCAGCAGTTTGTCTGCCTAACCTCCCTGGAGGACACCCAGGCTGTTCGTGCTGTAGCCTTCCATCCTAGCGGTTCTCTGTATGCTGTGGGGTCCAACTCCAAAACACTGAGAGTCTGCGCATACCCTGATGTGATTGACACAAG taattcaAACTGTCCCACGCAACCCCCTGTTCGCTTTAAGAGGAACAAGCACCACAAAGGCTCCATTTACTGTGTGGCTTGGAGCCCTTGTGGGCAGCTGTTGGCTACTGGCTCCAATGATAAATATGTCAAAGTGTTGCCTTTCAGTGCTGAGACCTGCAATGCAACAG GTCCAGACCTGGAGTTCAGCATGCATGATGGTACTATAAGGGATTTGGCTTTTATGGAAGGACCAGAGAGTGGTGGGGCAATATTAATCAGTGCAGGTGCTGGAGACTGTAACATCTACACTACAGATTGCCAGCGTGGTCAAGGCCTTCATGCCCTCAGTGGGCATACAG GGCATATTCTGGCACTCTACACATGGAGCGGGTGGATGATTGCTTCTGGATCCCAGGACAAGACAGTGCGGTTTTGGGACCTACGAGTGCCCAGCTGTGTGCGAGTTATTGGAACAACTTTCCATGGCACTG GCAGTGCAGTGGCCTCAGTTGCAGTTGATCCTAGTGGGAGACTCCTTGCCACTGGGCAGGAGGATTCTAGCTGCATGCTGTATGATATCCGAGGAGGCCGCATGGTGCAGAGCTATCACCCACACTCCAGTGATGTTCGCTCTGTTCGCTTCTCACCTGGAGCTCATTACCTTCTCACTGGTTCCTATGACATGAAGGTCAAAGTAACAGACTTACAAG GTGACCTTACAAAGCCACTTCCCATCATTGAAGTAGGTGAGCACAAGGACAAGGTGATCCAGTGCCGATGGCATACACAAGACCTCTCCTTCCTCTCTTCTTCTGCTGACAGGACTGTATCACTATGGACTTACAATGTGTAG
- the wdr47 gene encoding WD repeat-containing protein 47 isoform X1 — MTAEETINVKEVEITKLILDFLNAKKLHISMLALEKESGVINGLYSDDMLFLRQLILDGQWDEVLQFIQPLECMEKFDKKRFRYIILKQKFLEALCVNNAMSAEEDPHHLEFTMQEAVKCLHTLEEYCSSKEDYSKLCLLLTLPRLTNHAEFKDWNPSTARVNCFEEACAMVAEFIPADRKLSEAGFKASNNRLFQLIAKGLLYECCVEFCQSKATGEEITESEVLLGIDLLCGNGCDDLDLSLLSWLQNLPPGVFSCAFEQKILNIHVDKLMKPSKAAYADLLTPLISKLSPYPSSPIRRPQSADAYMSRSLNPALDGLTCGLSGHDKRSVEPGSKTSPMSHSFANFHYPGVQNLSRSLMLESTDCHSIYEESSERSETPQEKETPNSSETICQNVPPEDNQQNAGEDEEESKPEKPERNELRESTEQFEEYYRQKLRYQQHLEQKEQQRQLYQQMLVEGGVNQAEEAEHPQNLTEQFLNRSIKKLGELNVGMEPLEEGIQPKNKLHNGPRESSIMAPNGHSPLGTAVLQRGNQQPDGQSINTSTPRKRGATSYIPFPEESPVFGSANSAREQVQLEDSSGTGARKCSETDKKQQFVCLTSLEDTQAVRAVAFHPSGSLYAVGSNSKTLRVCAYPDVIDTSNSNCPTQPPVRFKRNKHHKGSIYCVAWSPCGQLLATGSNDKYVKVLPFSAETCNATGPDLEFSMHDGTIRDLAFMEGPESGGAILISAGAGDCNIYTTDCQRGQGLHALSGHTGHILALYTWSGWMIASGSQDKTVRFWDLRVPSCVRVIGTTFHGTGSAVASVAVDPSGRLLATGQEDSSCMLYDIRGGRMVQSYHPHSSDVRSVRFSPGAHYLLTGSYDMKVKVTDLQGDLTKPLPIIEVGEHKDKVIQCRWHTQDLSFLSSSADRTVSLWTYNV; from the exons ATGACAGCTGAGGAAACGATTAATGTGAAAGAAGTGGAGATTACGAAGTTAATTTTAGACTTCTTGAATGCCAAAAAGCTGCACATCAGCATGCTTGCTCTTGAAAAAGAGAGCGGGGTGATAAATGGACTGTATTCTGATGACATGCTATTTCTCAG GCAACTGATTTTAGATGGACAGTGGGATGAAGTCCTTCAATTTATCCAGCCTCTGGAGTGTATGGAGAAGTTTGATAAAAAAAG GTTTCGCTATATTATCTTGAAACAGAAATTTTTGGAGGCACTTTGTGTGAACAATGCAATGTCAGCAGAGGAGGATCCACATCAT CTTGAATTTACAATGCAGGAAGCTGTTAAGTGCCTGCACACACTGGAAGAATATTGTTCCTCCAAGGAGGATTACAGCAAGTTGTGTCTTCTTCTCACCCTCCCACGGCTCACTAATCATGCAGAGTTCAAAGACTGGAACCCCAGCACAGCTCGTGTAAACTGTTTTGAGGAGGCATGTGCAATGGTGGCAGAATTTATTCCTGCTGATCGCAAGCTTAGTGAAGCTGGATTTAAAGCTAGTAATAATAGACTGTTCCAGCTTATTGCGAAAGGACTTTTGTATGAGTGCTGTGTGGAGTTCTGCCAAAGCAAGGCAACTGGGGAAGAAATCACTGAAAGTGAAGTACTGTTAGGGATTGATCTTTTATGTGGCAATGGCTGTGATGATCTAGACCTGAGTCTCCTCTCATGGCTCCAGAATTTGCCCCCTGGTGTTTTCTCCTGTGCTTTTGAGCAGAAGATACTCAACATCCATGTAGATAAGTTAATGAAGCCTAGTAAAGCTGCTTATGCAGATCTTCTCACTCCTCTCATCAGCAAGCTGTCTCCATATCCTTCATCACCCATAAGGCGCCCCCAGTCAGCCGATGCTTACATGTCTCGCTCTTTAAACCCAGCTCTGGATGGCTTGACTTGTGGACTGAGTGGCCATGACAAGAGATCAGTAGAACCAGGAAGCAAGACGTCCCCCATGTCCCACTCCTTTGCAAATTTTCACTATCCTGGTGTGCAGAACCTCAGCCGCAGCCTCATGCTAGAGAGCACTGATTGTCACAGTATCTATGAAGAGTCATCAGAAAG GAGCGAAACACCTCAAGAAAAGGAAACCCCAAACAGCAGTGAAACCATTTGTCAAAACGTCCCTCCAGAAGATAACCAACAGAATGCTGGGGAAGATGAAGAGGAAAGCAAACCAGAGAAACCAGAGAGAAATGAG CTTCGAGAATCCACTGAGCAGTTTGAGGAATACTACCGTCAGAAATTACGTTACCAGCAGCACCTGGAACAGAAGGAACAGCAGAGGCAGCTTTACCAACAGATGCTTGTTGAGGGAGGGGTAAACCAGGCTGAAGAAGCAGAGCATCCACAGAATCTTACTGAGCAGTTTCTTAACAG GTCCATCAAAAAGTTGGGAGAACTGAACGTGGGGATGGAACCCCTTGAGGAAGGCATTCAGCCTAAAAACAAACTACATAATGGCCCCAGGGAAAGCAGCATTATGGCCCCTAATGGTCACTCCCCACTGGGTACAGCTGTGCTACAGAGGGGCAATCAACAGCCTGATGGCCAGAGCATCAATACCAGCACGCCTCGCAAACGGGGAGCCACCAGCTACATTCCTTTTCCAGAGGAGTCTCCGGTGTTTGGAAGTGCAAA TAGTGCAAGAGAACAGGTGCAATTGGAAGATTCTTCGGGCACTGGAGCCAGAAAATGCTCAGAG ACTGACAAGAAGCAGCAGTTTGTCTGCCTAACCTCCCTGGAGGACACCCAGGCTGTTCGTGCTGTAGCCTTCCATCCTAGCGGTTCTCTGTATGCTGTGGGGTCCAACTCCAAAACACTGAGAGTCTGCGCATACCCTGATGTGATTGACACAAG taattcaAACTGTCCCACGCAACCCCCTGTTCGCTTTAAGAGGAACAAGCACCACAAAGGCTCCATTTACTGTGTGGCTTGGAGCCCTTGTGGGCAGCTGTTGGCTACTGGCTCCAATGATAAATATGTCAAAGTGTTGCCTTTCAGTGCTGAGACCTGCAATGCAACAG GTCCAGACCTGGAGTTCAGCATGCATGATGGTACTATAAGGGATTTGGCTTTTATGGAAGGACCAGAGAGTGGTGGGGCAATATTAATCAGTGCAGGTGCTGGAGACTGTAACATCTACACTACAGATTGCCAGCGTGGTCAAGGCCTTCATGCCCTCAGTGGGCATACAG GGCATATTCTGGCACTCTACACATGGAGCGGGTGGATGATTGCTTCTGGATCCCAGGACAAGACAGTGCGGTTTTGGGACCTACGAGTGCCCAGCTGTGTGCGAGTTATTGGAACAACTTTCCATGGCACTG GCAGTGCAGTGGCCTCAGTTGCAGTTGATCCTAGTGGGAGACTCCTTGCCACTGGGCAGGAGGATTCTAGCTGCATGCTGTATGATATCCGAGGAGGCCGCATGGTGCAGAGCTATCACCCACACTCCAGTGATGTTCGCTCTGTTCGCTTCTCACCTGGAGCTCATTACCTTCTCACTGGTTCCTATGACATGAAGGTCAAAGTAACAGACTTACAAG GTGACCTTACAAAGCCACTTCCCATCATTGAAGTAGGTGAGCACAAGGACAAGGTGATCCAGTGCCGATGGCATACACAAGACCTCTCCTTCCTCTCTTCTTCTGCTGACAGGACTGTATCACTATGGACTTACAATGTGTAG